The Hydrogenispora ethanolica nucleotide sequence GTCCTGTACGGCATCGATACCCGGGCGACCGCCGAGATCGCTACTTTGGAGCGGCAGCTTGGCCGCGAAACCATTTTTGAACGTTGCGGCAATTATCTGTCGACCCAGTCGGTGGGGCCGAAGATCCTCTGGCTAAAGAATCAGGAGCCGGAACATTACCGGCAAGCCTACAAACTGGTGACCGGCACCAGCTTTCTGGTGGCCCGGCTGACCGGCAACTATGTGGTGGACCACTATACGGCGGCGGCCGGGTTCACCCCGTTGTACGATACCCGCAGCCGGGGCTGGGCGGCCGATCTGTGCCGGCCCATCGTCGCGCCGGATAAACTGCCGGAGGTGGCCTGGACCACTGATATTGCCGGCACGGTCACCGGGACCGCGGCGGAGCAGACCGGCTTGGCGCCGGGGACTCCGGTGATCGTCGGCACTTGCGATGCGGCGGCGGAAGCGGTCAGCACCGGCGTGGTCGCGCCCGGGCAGATGATGTTGATGTACGGCTCCACGGTTTTCCTGGTGGAAGTGCTGGACCGGCCGCTCATCGATGCGCGGCTCTGGGCCGCGCCCTATCTCTTTCCCGGCACCTATTGCCTGACGGCGGGGATGGCCACCGCCGGCTCGTTGACCCGCTGGTTCCGGGACAATCTGGCCCGGGAACTGGTTGCGGCCGAAGAGGCCGCCGGCATCAATGCCTATGCCGAGCTGGCCCGGCAGGCCGCGGCAATCCCGCCGGGCGCCGAAGGCCTGGTGGTATTGCCCTATTTCAGCGGCGAGCGGACGCCGATCAACGATCCGCAGGCCCGCGGCTTGATCTTCGGGCTGACCCTGGCGCATCGCAGAGAGCATCTCTACCGGGCGGTGCTGGAAGGGATCGGCCATGGCATCCGGCACCATCTGGATATCCTGGCGGAGATCGGCGCCGCGCCGGAAACCATCACGGCGGTGGGCGGCGGCACCAAGAACCCGTTGTGGCTGCAGATCGTCAGCGATATCTGCGGCGCGGCGCAACAGGTTCCGGCGGTTACCGTGGGCGCCGCATACGGCGACGCTTTTCTGGCGGGATTGGGGGCCGGTGTATTCTCCT carries:
- a CDS encoding FGGY-family carbohydrate kinase; protein product: MEKKYLLGVDIGTYESKGVIAAVDGTVVATGVRPHELAIPRQGWAEHDAETVWWGDFCAIVWELLRESGLDPAELAAVGCSAIGPDMLPLDRMGRPLRAAVLYGIDTRATAEIATLERQLGRETIFERCGNYLSTQSVGPKILWLKNQEPEHYRQAYKLVTGTSFLVARLTGNYVVDHYTAAAGFTPLYDTRSRGWAADLCRPIVAPDKLPEVAWTTDIAGTVTGTAAEQTGLAPGTPVIVGTCDAAAEAVSTGVVAPGQMMLMYGSTVFLVEVLDRPLIDARLWAAPYLFPGTYCLTAGMATAGSLTRWFRDNLARELVAAEEAAGINAYAELARQAAAIPPGAEGLVVLPYFSGERTPINDPQARGLIFGLTLAHRREHLYRAVLEGIGHGIRHHLDILAEIGAAPETITAVGGGTKNPLWLQIVSDICGAAQQVPAVTVGAAYGDAFLAGLGAGVFSSYAAIADWVKRGPAVRPNPQYAARYRQYHELYLNLYCQNQAAMHAIQSLL